TACACATGCTTGATGGGGGAAAGCCGGCGCCCGGCGCTCAGGCGTCAGCGCGCCCACGTTTCTCGATCTTGCCCCGAGGCCTCGCATCTTGCGCACTCCCGCTCCATTAAAAGCCCAACCGCGCCGTACCCAAAGCTCcctcgaaaccctagccgccaccttcCACCAAGGCACCAACCCACCCGCTGCACCCATCACACCTACGCGCCGACGGCGTACGCCATGCAGCGCGCCGCCGTAAGGTTCGCTTCCATGGCCACCCGCCGCTTCGCTGCGTCGGCCACCCGCCCGGGGCTCCCAACTGGCGCGGTGCCTCTTCGGCCTGCCGCGGCGGCGGTGGTCAACGGCACCTCGCGGTCATCCCTCCAGCCAACTGTTGCTGCCGCCGCGGCGGCTATGTGTGCCCGGCGCGGGTACGCCGGCAGGTCTCGGGAGACGAAGACGGTcagcgaggaggaggacgacgacgacgacggcgacttcTTCGACGATATGTCGTGCGACGAGGACTCCGACGACGACTCCGACGGCGACGATTTGGAGGACGCTGATCTGTATGCTTCCGGAAGTGACTAGGAGGAACCAGTGAAGAAGCGCGGGAGGTGCTGACTGCTGAGAGCTCGGCTCTGTCGAGAAATTTTGTTGTTTCGTTTCTTTCTCGAGATGGAGAACAAAATAAGCCATGCCATTTTACCACCAGGCATGCTCAACATTAAATTGTATGCTACAGGAAAATTGTTTGTGTTTGTAGTACCTAAATTTCAGCTTGTTGAATCGTCAATTTATTGGATTTCAGAGTGATATATAGCCTACAGTCTGTAGGAAAATTGGCACTTTGGCAATGAGAATTGAACGGGGAAAGGAAATTTAACTGTGCTCGTTGTGCAACAGACCAGCGG
This region of Triticum aestivum cultivar Chinese Spring chromosome 2D, IWGSC CS RefSeq v2.1, whole genome shotgun sequence genomic DNA includes:
- the LOC123049727 gene encoding uncharacterized protein — translated: MGESRRPALRRQRAHVSRSCPEASHLAHSRSIKSPTAPYPKLPRNPSRHLPPRHQPTRCTHHTYAPTAYAMQRAAVRFASMATRRFAASATRPGLPTGAVPLRPAAAAVVNGTSRSSLQPTVAAAAAAMCARRGYAGRSRETKTVSEEEDDDDDGDFFDDMSCDEDSDDDSDGDDLEDADLYASGSD